In methanogenic archaeon ISO4-H5, the following are encoded in one genomic region:
- a CDS encoding transmembrane protein, whose product MPKIKVTPNMKLATVMAVAVAVVLIVSWLVGPASQ is encoded by the coding sequence ATGCCGAAGATCAAAGTCACCCCCAACATGAAGCTCGCTACCGTCATGGCGGTCGCGGTCGCCGTCGTACTGATCGTTTCCTGGTTGGTCGGCCCCGCTTCCCAGTGA